DNA from Pseudomonadota bacterium:
GCACTCGAGCTCGTGCCTGGGCTCGAGGATCCGGGCCCTCTCGCACCTCCGCCTGCTCGCGCAACACCACTGCGCGTCGTCCTTGCGACCAGGCATCTGCTTTGGTGGCGAGGCCGAGCGCGCTAACGAGCAGGCAGAGCCCGAGGAGCGGTGCAGCCACACCCAGCGCTACCCGCGGCGTCTCGCGCCGGGTGATTCCGAGAGCTGCCAAGACTGCAAAAAACGCGACCTCGAGCACGAGCACGCTCAGTGCCAGGCTGTTTTCGGACACCGGCCGTACCATGGCCGTACCCATCGACGGCCGCGTGCGCACCGTAGCCTCGCCCGCGCTTTCGGCTCGCCGCCGGCCGAGCGCGGCATGACTGGCAGCCAGCCCGCGCTCGGCTTGCTCGTCGCCGGGGCCAAGCCGCATCGAGCGCTCGAAAAACAGGATCGCCCGGCCGTAGCTACCAGCCTTGGCATGGATCGTGGCGAGGTTGAAGTACACATCCGCGTCACGAACGCCCGCTGCGATCAGGCGCTCGTAACGAGCCAGGGCCGTCTTGTGATCACCTCGAAAATAGGCCTGATTGGCCCCGGCGAACAGGCTCTGCAGGCTCTGTGCGCGGGCGGGTCGGTCTACCGCAGTCCACATGAGCGAAAGGCCTAGTACGACGGCCCGGAATCCGAGTTTCCGAGCCGTGGTACTGCGGCGCAGATGCGCCGTTATGGACAAGGAGGGTACACGGTACGGACGCCGGATCGATTTTGTGATCCGTGGTACCGGGCCCGGCGCCAGGACGGTGGCCGTGGTTGTCACGGGCGCTGCTCCATGGATCGGGGCTTCAGAGCCTCGAGCCGCGACAGTAGCTCCTCGCTTCGTCCAACACTCTGCTCGATGTCGGCCGCGGTGTTGGTCGCGCTGCCGTAGCGCGCGAACTCGCTTTGCTCGAGCTCGCGAATCAGGCTGGTTGCCAGTTCCTGGGGCACACCGCGTTCGGCCAGTCTCTTGGCGAGCTGGCTCCGTGTCATGCTGCCGATCGGTTCGCCCAGGCGGGCCTCCAGGGCATCCCGCAGGCCCTGCCCGACCTCGGCGTGCAAGTCAGCACTCTGGCCGTCTCGGGCTCGCTGCGCTGCCTCGCGCAAGCGCTGTCTGGCGCGCTTGATGAGCCGTTCGGGAGTGGCGCGCCCGCTGCGCGCCTGCAGGTAACGCCTTGCCTGGCGTCCCAGGGTAAAGGCCAGCCAAAGGCCGGGCGCGAGCGCGAGCAACGCAACGAACCAGGTCTCGGTGAGCAGCCGGCGGTGATGTCGGCGTAGCGCGCTGTGGGTTCGTAGCGGGCCGAACTTCGCGCCTTCTTCCGGTTCTCGAGCGTCGGGCTCCAAGGTCGCGTCCGCGGCTTGCGCTGCAGCAACGCCCTGGCCGGCCGCGGTCAAGGTAAGCGCCTTTGACGTGACTCGCTCGTAGCGCCGCGTGGCCGGGTCGAACGTGTTCACTCCCAAGGGCGGGAGCGTGAGCTCGCCCGGGCGCTTGGGCACCAGCAGCCACTCGAAAGCACGCGTTCCGCTCACGACGTCGTTGTTCGTGTGTACCTGATCCCGGATCTGGGGTGCCAACACTTCGATACCGTCGATGCTTGGTGCTGCGAGCTTGAGGTCCTTCAGGTTGCCGTTGCCTCGCAGTATGGCGCTCAGCCGCACCGCGTCTCCCGTGGAA
Protein-coding regions in this window:
- a CDS encoding SH3 domain-containing protein, which gives rise to MWTAVDRPARAQSLQSLFAGANQAYFRGDHKTALARYERLIAAGVRDADVYFNLATIHAKAGSYGRAILFFERSMRLGPGDEQAERGLAASHAALGRRRAESAGEATVRTRPSMGTAMVRPVSENSLALSVLVLEVAFFAVLAALGITRRETPRVALGVAAPLLGLCLLVSALGLATKADAWSQGRRAVVLREQAEVREGPDPRAQARARVPEGRYVRVVERDNGFVRVRMPGEIEGWMKRGDVGDI